One genomic window of Marinitoga sp. 38H-ov includes the following:
- a CDS encoding AAA family ATPase, with translation MKKLPVGESDFKSIIEDNMYYIDKSLLIKEILSGGRVILITRPRRFGKTLNMSMMKYFFRNDQDNKHLFKGLKIWEEKEIIEKYLNKYPVIYLTFKDLKQNNYEDMIKAIKYTITDIYRTHKNIMGKLEEFEKEDYIELAKGIADNLKYENSIKKLSEYLYRYYNQKVI, from the coding sequence ATGAAAAAATTACCAGTAGGAGAAAGTGATTTTAAAAGTATAATAGAAGATAATATGTATTATATAGATAAGAGTTTATTAATAAAAGAAATTTTATCTGGTGGAAGAGTAATATTAATAACCAGGCCAAGAAGGTTTGGAAAAACATTAAATATGAGCATGATGAAATATTTTTTTAGAAATGACCAGGATAATAAACATTTATTTAAAGGATTAAAGATATGGGAAGAAAAAGAAATAATAGAAAAATATTTAAATAAATATCCTGTAATATATTTGACTTTTAAAGATTTAAAACAAAATAATTATGAAGACATGATAAAGGCAATAAAATATACTATAACGGATATATATAGAACACATAAAAACATTATGGGAAAGTTAGAAGAATTTGAAAAAGAAGATTATATAGAATTAGCTAAAGGAATAGCAGATAATCTAAAATATGAAAATAGTATAAAAAAATTAAGTGAATATCTCTACCGATATTACAACCAAAAAGTAATAT